The bacterium DNA segment GTATCATGGCAGCAGCTCAGGGCTGGAAAATACAGCTGCCTGGACAGCCGAGAGTAATCAAACGAATGCACAGATTGGCATATCTGTGGCAAGTGCAGGGGATGTAAATGGGGACGGATATAGTGATGTGATCGTGGGAGCTTATTGTTATTCCAATGGCGAGAGCTATGAAGGCCGTGCTTATGTGTATCATGGCAGCAGCTCAGGGCTGGCAGGTGCAGCAGCTTGGACAGCCGAGAGTGATCAAGCGGTTGCATATTTTGGCGTGTCTGTGGCAAGCGCAGGCGATGTAAATGGAGATGGGTATAGTGATGTGATCGTGGGAGCGCGCGATTATGGCAATGGCGAGAATAATGAAGGCCGTGCTTATGTGTATCATGGCAGCAGCATAGGACTGGCCGCTACAGAGAATTGGACAGCCGAGAGTGATCAAGTAAACGCACGGTTTGGCATATCTGTGGCCAGTGCCGGAGATGTGAATGGGGATGGTTATAGTGATGTGATCGTAGGAGCGTATCGTTATGACAATGGCGAGACAGATGAGGGTTGTGCTTATGTGTATCACGGCAGCAGTGGTGGACTTTCAGGTACAGCTGCCTGGACAGCCGAGAGTAATCAGATAGATGCTAGGTTTGGCTATTCAGTGGCAAGTGTCGGGGATGTGAATGGGGACGGGTATAGTGATGTGATCGTGGGAGCGCATGCGTATGACAATGGCGAGACAGATGAAGGCCGTGCTTTTGTGTACTATGGTAATGATACTGCCGGTCTGTCAATGATCCCTCGTCAGGCCAGAGCTGATGGTTCGCAATTAATCATGCCTGTGGGAATGGCTTCAGATTTGTTAAGCAATACAGCTTTTCGTGTGCGTCTCTTTGGCCGTTCGACCCAGGGCCGTATCCGCGCCAGATTGCAGGTGCAGATCGCTGAGTCAGGGCAGTCCTTGATATCAGGAACAATGCACACGCAGGCAGGGTATATGGATTTGAATGTTACTGGTACTGAAGTGGACTATCAAGTCAGTGGTCTTACAGCTCATCAGGCATATTATTGGCGAGCCCGGCTGCTTTATGATCCAGCTCAGGTAAGCACCGGACAACTACACAGTCCGTGGTTCAGGATTTCCAAAGGCAATCTGGAAGGAAACGCTGATATGCGAACCGGACCAGAACCTCCTCCCACAGCCACGCCGACGATAACACCTACCTCGACTACAAGTCCAACAGTCACATTGACAGCAACAATAACACCTACCGCGACTACGAGTCCGACAGCGACGATAACTCCAACCGCGACCCAAACTTCAGGTTTGGCCAACATAGACCTGAAAGGCAAGGCCGTGCTGGCCTATCCCAATCCC contains these protein-coding regions:
- a CDS encoding FG-GAP-like repeat-containing protein codes for the protein YHGSSSGLENTAAWTAESNQTNAQIGISVASAGDVNGDGYSDVIVGAYCYSNGESYEGRAYVYHGSSSGLAGAAAWTAESDQAVAYFGVSVASAGDVNGDGYSDVIVGARDYGNGENNEGRAYVYHGSSIGLAATENWTAESDQVNARFGISVASAGDVNGDGYSDVIVGAYRYDNGETDEGCAYVYHGSSGGLSGTAAWTAESNQIDARFGYSVASVGDVNGDGYSDVIVGAHAYDNGETDEGRAFVYYGNDTAGLSMIPRQARADGSQLIMPVGMASDLLSNTAFRVRLFGRSTQGRIRARLQVQIAESGQSLISGTMHTQAGYMDLNVTGTEVDYQVSGLTAHQAYYWRARLLYDPAQVSTGQLHSPWFRISKGNLEGNADMRTGPEPPPTATPTITPTSTTSPTVTLTATITPTATTSPTATITPTATQTSGLANIDLKGKAVLAYPNPTQNQMKFLMHLDKATDVEINIYNLTGERIAKLKETIPAGRGQVLVWNCADIAPGIYLAKAYFGGEEKQTIKLAVVE